In the Telopea speciosissima isolate NSW1024214 ecotype Mountain lineage chromosome 2, Tspe_v1, whole genome shotgun sequence genome, one interval contains:
- the LOC122653015 gene encoding BTB/POZ domain-containing protein At3g08570 isoform X1: MKVREMVSESSSLSSSNRSTTPKFCNTFNNRIFSDVAGDITIVVDGESFLLHKFPLVSRSGKIRRMVADARGSNLSKLELFNLPGGPQAFELAATFCYGANFEITSMNVAQLCCAAEYLEMTEEYREENLISRTETYLNEVVFQSLEKSVEVLSTCELLLPIAEEIGLLNRCVDAIAMNTCKEQLVSGLSRIDCDGGSGKLKMDCAEWWIEDLTILRVDLYQRVISAMRRTGVRLDSIVKSLMHYAETLLKGIGKRQIWDPARMKLNSDTAENEDKVIVETIVSLLPTEKNISVPLSFLFGMLRMAIAMDATLACRLQLERRISFQLEMASLDDLLIPSVQTGDSLFDVNTVHRILVNFVQQIEEEEPEESSQFGYESECPGSPDHGSVLKVGRLVEEYLSEIAPDPYLNLQKFIAMIEILPDYARVIDDGLYRAVDIYLKAHPTLDENECKKLCKLIDCQKLSQEACNHAAQNDRLPVQTVVRVLYLEQLRLKNALSGSYGDGLLQSQRISSGIPSAAMSPRDNYASLRRENRDLKLEISRMRVRLSELEKEQVFMKQGMIEKSGHGKTFFTSLSRGIGRIGIFSGPATGNIVNRQKSGRKSQGSEGKKGRRRNHAVS; this comes from the exons ATGAAAGTGAGAGAAATGGTTTCTGAGAgctcttccctttcttcttccaatCGTTCAACCACTCCTAAATTCTGCAACACTTTCAATAACAg GATCTTTTCTGATGTCGCTGGGGACATTACAATTGTTGTTGATGGAGAGTCCTTCTTATTACACAAG TTTCCCCTGGTATCGCGAAGTGGAAAAATCCGAAGAATGGTGGCAGATGCCAGGGGTTCCAACCTCTCCAAGTTGGAGCTCTTCAACTTACCTGGTGGGCCACAGGCATTTGAACTTGCAGCAACATTCTGTTATGGCGCAAACTTTGAGATTACTTCCATGAATGTTGCCCAGCTTTGCTGTGCCGCAGAATACCTGGAAATGACTGAAGAGTATCGTGAAGAAAATCTCATTTCTCGAACAGAGACTTATTTGAATGAAGTTGTGTTTCAAAGTCTTGAAAAATCAGTGGAAGTTCTATCCACTTGTGAGCTGCTGCTCCCTATTGCAGAGGAGATTGGGCTCCTTAacagatgtgtggatgcaattgCAATGAATACTTGCAAGGAACAGCTGGTATCTGGTTTATCTCGCATAGACTGTGATGGCGGATCTGGAAAACTAAAAATGGACTGTGCTGAGTGGTGGATTGAAGATCTCACAATATTAAGAGTTGATCTTTATCAAAGAGTGATATCTGCCATGAGAAGAACAGGTGTTCGACTGGATAGCATTGTCAAATCCCTAATGCATTATGCTGAGACATTGCTAAAAGGTATTGGAAAACGGCAAATATGGGATCCAGCAAGGATGAAACTAAATTCTGATACAGCAGAAAATGAAGATAAGGTAATTGTGGAAACTATTGTGAGCCTACTTCCAACAGAGAAAAACATCTCTGTCCCACTgagttttttgtttgggatgcTCAGGATGGCAATCGCGATGGATGCCACCCTTGCCTGCAGACTTCAGCTTGAAAGGAGGATCAGTTTCCAGCTGGAAATGGCTTCACTAGATGACCTCCTTATCCCTTCTGTACAAACTGGGGATTCGCTCTTTGATGTCAACACTGTCCACCGGATACTGGTAAATTTTGTGCAGCAGATTGAAGAGGAAGAACCTGAAGAATCATCACAGTTTGGTTATGAATCTGAATGTCCTGGTTCTCCAGATCATGGTTCTGTGTTGAAAGTTGGACGGCTTGTCGAAGAATATCTTTCAGAAATTGCACCTGATCCATATCTTAATCTGCAGAAATTCATTGCTATGATAGAGATTTTACCTGATTATGCACGTGTCATCGATGATGGACTGTATAGAGCAGTTGATATATATTTGAAG GCTCATCCAACACTGGATGAAAATGAATGTAAGAAGCTGTGCAAGTTGATAGACTGCCAAAAGCTCTCTCAAGAAGCCTGCAACCATGCCGCACAGAATGACCGCCTTCCAGTCCAGACGGTTGTGCGAGTCCTCTACTTGGAACAGCTACGCCTGAAAAATGCACTCTCAGGAAGCTATGGAGATGGGCTCCTCCAGTCTCAGAGGATCAGCAGTGGCATTCCTAGTGCAGCTATGTCACCACGGGATAACTATGCATCATTGAGGAGGGAAAATCGAGATCTTAAGTTGGAGATATCAAGAATGCGGGTGAGATTGAGTGAGTTGGAAAAGGAGCAGGTGTTCATGAAGCAAGGAATGATAGAAAAGTCAGGTCATGGCAAAACATTCTTTACTTCACTTTCCAGAGGGATTGGACGAATTGGGATCTTCAGTGGTCCAGCTACTGGGAACATAGTCAACCGACAAAAATCTGGGAGAAAGTCGCAGGGATcagaagggaagaagggaaggaggaggaatcATGCTGTCTCATAG
- the LOC122653015 gene encoding BTB/POZ domain-containing protein At3g08570 isoform X2: protein MNVAQLCCAAEYLEMTEEYREENLISRTETYLNEVVFQSLEKSVEVLSTCELLLPIAEEIGLLNRCVDAIAMNTCKEQLVSGLSRIDCDGGSGKLKMDCAEWWIEDLTILRVDLYQRVISAMRRTGVRLDSIVKSLMHYAETLLKGIGKRQIWDPARMKLNSDTAENEDKVIVETIVSLLPTEKNISVPLSFLFGMLRMAIAMDATLACRLQLERRISFQLEMASLDDLLIPSVQTGDSLFDVNTVHRILVNFVQQIEEEEPEESSQFGYESECPGSPDHGSVLKVGRLVEEYLSEIAPDPYLNLQKFIAMIEILPDYARVIDDGLYRAVDIYLKAHPTLDENECKKLCKLIDCQKLSQEACNHAAQNDRLPVQTVVRVLYLEQLRLKNALSGSYGDGLLQSQRISSGIPSAAMSPRDNYASLRRENRDLKLEISRMRVRLSELEKEQVFMKQGMIEKSGHGKTFFTSLSRGIGRIGIFSGPATGNIVNRQKSGRKSQGSEGKKGRRRNHAVS from the exons ATGAATGTTGCCCAGCTTTGCTGTGCCGCAGAATACCTGGAAATGACTGAAGAGTATCGTGAAGAAAATCTCATTTCTCGAACAGAGACTTATTTGAATGAAGTTGTGTTTCAAAGTCTTGAAAAATCAGTGGAAGTTCTATCCACTTGTGAGCTGCTGCTCCCTATTGCAGAGGAGATTGGGCTCCTTAacagatgtgtggatgcaattgCAATGAATACTTGCAAGGAACAGCTGGTATCTGGTTTATCTCGCATAGACTGTGATGGCGGATCTGGAAAACTAAAAATGGACTGTGCTGAGTGGTGGATTGAAGATCTCACAATATTAAGAGTTGATCTTTATCAAAGAGTGATATCTGCCATGAGAAGAACAGGTGTTCGACTGGATAGCATTGTCAAATCCCTAATGCATTATGCTGAGACATTGCTAAAAGGTATTGGAAAACGGCAAATATGGGATCCAGCAAGGATGAAACTAAATTCTGATACAGCAGAAAATGAAGATAAGGTAATTGTGGAAACTATTGTGAGCCTACTTCCAACAGAGAAAAACATCTCTGTCCCACTgagttttttgtttgggatgcTCAGGATGGCAATCGCGATGGATGCCACCCTTGCCTGCAGACTTCAGCTTGAAAGGAGGATCAGTTTCCAGCTGGAAATGGCTTCACTAGATGACCTCCTTATCCCTTCTGTACAAACTGGGGATTCGCTCTTTGATGTCAACACTGTCCACCGGATACTGGTAAATTTTGTGCAGCAGATTGAAGAGGAAGAACCTGAAGAATCATCACAGTTTGGTTATGAATCTGAATGTCCTGGTTCTCCAGATCATGGTTCTGTGTTGAAAGTTGGACGGCTTGTCGAAGAATATCTTTCAGAAATTGCACCTGATCCATATCTTAATCTGCAGAAATTCATTGCTATGATAGAGATTTTACCTGATTATGCACGTGTCATCGATGATGGACTGTATAGAGCAGTTGATATATATTTGAAG GCTCATCCAACACTGGATGAAAATGAATGTAAGAAGCTGTGCAAGTTGATAGACTGCCAAAAGCTCTCTCAAGAAGCCTGCAACCATGCCGCACAGAATGACCGCCTTCCAGTCCAGACGGTTGTGCGAGTCCTCTACTTGGAACAGCTACGCCTGAAAAATGCACTCTCAGGAAGCTATGGAGATGGGCTCCTCCAGTCTCAGAGGATCAGCAGTGGCATTCCTAGTGCAGCTATGTCACCACGGGATAACTATGCATCATTGAGGAGGGAAAATCGAGATCTTAAGTTGGAGATATCAAGAATGCGGGTGAGATTGAGTGAGTTGGAAAAGGAGCAGGTGTTCATGAAGCAAGGAATGATAGAAAAGTCAGGTCATGGCAAAACATTCTTTACTTCACTTTCCAGAGGGATTGGACGAATTGGGATCTTCAGTGGTCCAGCTACTGGGAACATAGTCAACCGACAAAAATCTGGGAGAAAGTCGCAGGGATcagaagggaagaagggaaggaggaggaatcATGCTGTCTCATAG